The DNA sequence AAACTAAATCAAATTTTTGTTGATGGAGTAAGCGATCGCCTGCTTGAAGTAAATAAGGAAAACACCTCAACCCTAAACTGCTCATCCCAATGCGTCGAGTTTGTTGCACAGGTAATGCACCAGTGTATGTAATGGGAATATGAGAGGGAATTGTTTTGGCCAGTATTGAGTCTTGAACACCTTGAACACAGTCGGGACGCACCGTTAGAATGTGAGGCTCCCAGCCAAATTCTTCCATGTAAGGTAGAGACATTCGCACCCTTTGATGGTCTGGCGCATTGATGGGTGGAAAATGGGGACTGACGATTAAAACTTTACGCTTCAAAGTAGGATACATCGCATATCAAGTTTAATTAGGCAAAAACAGTCCGTTAGTAGAGTTTGGCCATTTGCTTGGAGAGTAAATTTTACCTTGCGAGTCAAATAGGTAGCATTTATACCCAAACTGTATGAGATAATCTCGAATTCGCTGCCCATTTTCTTCAAACATCTCAGCGTAAATAGCTTTGATCCGTTGCTCTTTTAAGAAAGTTTCCGCACCCTGTAAGGCTGGAATTTCATAACCTTCTACATCCAATTTCCACAAATCTACATTGGTAATAGAACGTGCGGCTAATTCGTCTTCTAGACGTACTATTTGAATTACTTCACCTTCAGTTTCTGATATTTTACTCCAAGCGCCATGTCCCAAACTATCTCCAATATGTTGCAGACGTAATTGAGCCTTTGATGCACCAAGTCCAGCCCGGATTACTTCTACAGGGAGATTGCTATTAATTGCTAAACACTCTTCTAACCAGTTACCTGCTTCCGTACCAGGTTCAAATGCTAATACTTTTCCTTGTGGTATCCATTGAGATAAGTACATTAACATTTGGCCAATATTTGCACCTGAGTCTACAATCATCCCATCACTAGGGAGAAATTTTCTTGCCCAGTTGAGAAATGCAGCACCTTCATATTTACCATAAACAATCCAGCGATGGGTGCAATTAGTCAAATCAAGTTTCCAGGGGATTCCGGCTCCAGTATCCACCCAACAAACACCATTTCCAGCGATCG is a window from the Aulosira sp. FACHB-615 genome containing:
- a CDS encoding FkbM family methyltransferase: MITKTVSLPLPLKWIQPLDFQQKLGICERFFGKAIAGNGVCWVDTGAGIPWKLDLTNCTHRWIVYGKYEGAAFLNWARKFLPSDGMIVDSGANIGQMLMYLSQWIPQGKVLAFEPGTEAGNWLEECLAINSNLPVEVIRAGLGASKAQLRLQHIGDSLGHGAWSKISETEGEVIQIVRLEDELAARSITNVDLWKLDVEGYEIPALQGAETFLKEQRIKAIYAEMFEENGQRIRDYLIQFGYKCYLFDSQGKIYSPSKWPNSTNGLFLPN